CCCGCCGCGCAGCCCGAGGGTGTAGACGGCGCGCACGGCGGTCGCGTCGAGCGGGACGCCGCATGCCGCAGAGATGCGGGTCTGGAAGTCGCGCGACGACCAGCGCGACATGAGCCCCGTGAGCGAGGTGAGCAACCGGGCCCGGGGATCCGCGTCGCCGTCGTCCATGCCCCCATTATCGCCCTAATAGTTGCCTCGGGCAATTATTTTCTGAGAGAGGCCGGAGTCGGCGGGGTGAGCGGCGCCGACGGGGGACCGCGGTACCCGGCAGGTGCATCCACCTCGCTCAGCTGCCGTCCCGCCATCGCCGCGGGAGGGCACGAAAAAACCGGACCGCAGAACGCCTCTCGGCGGAAGGCCGCTCGAAGCGGCAAAAATTGGAGCCCGGGGTTACTGCGGCCCGGCGGCACCAGTCTAACGCAGGGCCTCCGGTCAGGCGAGGGAGCCGTCGCGCCAGCGGCGGGCGCCCGCGTGCAGCTCCTGCGCCATCGTGGAGTAGCGCAGGGCGCGGGTGGTGAGCTGCTGCGCGTGGGCGTCATCGTGCACATCGCGCGTGTCGGCGAGGTCGGCCGCTCCGAGCGCCATGATGCGGCAATAGCTCGCGGCCCGGTCGAGGGCGGCCCCGAGATCCCCCACGAAGGCGCCGCGCAGGATCGTGTCGCAGAGCTCCCCGATCGACACCGGCGTGACCGGCTCGGCCGCCCCCGCCACCACGGGATCGATGGTCAACGCCGCCGCCGATCCGCGCCGGAACAGATCCGCCGACCCCTCGGCGTCGCCCGCCACCACGCGCCGCAGCAGGTAGAGGCGCCACAGCACCCCCGCGAGGGAGTGAGTTCCCTCGCGGGCCCACAACTCGGCGATGTCGTCGATGCCGGGGCCCGTCGAGGCGAGCCCCACCACGCGCTCGACCACGGAGGGGTCTGCGCCCGTGCGCACCCGATCCAGCAGCGCCCACGACGTCTGCTGGGCGATGCGGTGCGAAGCGCCCGGCTCGTCGGAGCCGATGATCCAGTCGAAGTCGGCGGTGGGCTGCAGCACGGGGCGCTGATGGTCTCGGGTCACACATCTCCTCGGGTCGGAACGGCGGGAGAAGGGTTCGGGATCCCGCGCGCCCCGCGAGTCTACGCCGCGGGCGCCGCCCCCGCGTGGATCGGGTGTTCGGGAAAGCCCGATAAAATTGGTGATTCCGGGGTCTCGCTACGAGACACGCCCTGATACACTCCTCGAGTGGACGCCGTCCAAGTTCGCTGGGGAAGTGGGCGCGGCGATCTGTTCCGGGGGAACACAGATGATGCTGCAACCGTATTTCCAGCGCGCCGAACACCGCTCGCGAACCGCTCGGCTCGTTGCCGGCGGGCTGGCGCTCCTGCTCGGCGTCGGCGCACTCCTCGGGATCGCCGCCCCCGCCCAGGCTGCGCCGCCCACGGCCCCGACGGTCGGATTCACGCTCCCCGCAGGCGGGGGACTCGTCGAGCTCCAGGGCGCAATCGGTATGGGGAACGTGATCGTCGCAGTGAGCCCGTCGGCGGGTGCGAGTGTGAGCATTCAGGGTCCCACCCAGATCGTGGTCTCGCCGACGCAGACGCCGGCTTTCCCCAACCACCGCACCCAGGCGACGGTGGGGTACACGGTCGAAAGCGATGGCGAGACCGCCAGCGGGCAGATCGACCTCACCTTCGTCCACAAGCCGTGGGTGTTCGCATCGGGCCTGAGCGACGCCGTCGTCGCAGCCGGCGAGACCGTGCAACTGCGAGTCGAAGCGCGCGGAGAAGAGTTCGTGGCGGGCGCGGCGACCGGCGGCAGCAGCTATTCGGTGAAGGCCCAGCCGTCGATGGGAACCGCAGCCGTCGCGAGTGACGGGGTGGTCACTTACACGGCCCCCGCGAACGCGGTGCCCAACAGCACCGCAACGGTGCGGATCCTCGCCACCGACCATTACGGCCAGACCGGCGAGACCTATCAGCCGCTGACATTCACGATCAAGGGCACCGCCGAAGCCGACACCTTCGGCGTCGACATCCCCTCCGGCGACGGCAACACGAGCACTCGCGTGGAGATCCTTCCCGACCACGCCCGAGGGGTGAACCCGCGACTCACCAGTGTGCTCGCGAACCCCGGCAACGCCGCGGTGTCGTTCGACGCCACGGGCGCGACCTTCACGCCTCCCGTGAGAAACTGGGGCCCGCTGGAGGCCTCGACCGGTTTCGTCGCCCCCCTATACGATCACCGACGACAACGGACCCGCGACGGCGCAGGTCAACGTTCGTGTGCTGCGGGCTCCGGTCATCACCGCACCGACGCTCGTGGGCGACGTGCCGGTCGGGGGAAGCGCGACTTCGGCGGTCAAGGTCCTGAACGGTCCAGTGATCCCCGCCACCGACGGCTACAGCATCGTTGCACCGCCGAGCTTCGGCACGGCGACGGTGAACGACGCGGGCGTGGTCGCCTACGCCGCCCCGGCCGGCATGCCGCTCGGCACCATCGACAGCGTCACCGTGCGGGTCACCGACAAGGTCGGGCAGTCCGAGACGGTCGACGTCCGATTCGAAGCGTACGAGGGCGCGGCCGCCCCCGACATCACGATGGAGCAGCCCGACGCGGCGTTCGTGCTCGACCTGCTCGACGGCTCGGGCGGGGAGGGCAAGGCCCTCGCCGCGGTCAGCCTCGTCTCCGGCGACGCGGCAGTGCAGCCCGACCTGGCCTCCGGCGCAGTCGCGGTGATGCCGGACCACGCCTGGAGTGCGGGCGAGGCCGCGCACGAGATCACTCTCGCCTACACCGTGGCGGATGCCCGGGGCGGCACCGCCACGGGCACCGTGACCGTCGCCGTGCTGCCGAAGCCGGCGTTCGCCCACACCGAGCCGGGCCTCGTCAGCAAGACCGCCAGAGTCGGCGATCTGGTGCAGTTTGACGCCGGGGCCCTCCTGCCGGGCAATCTGCCCGAGACCGGGGCCTTCACCGTGCTGCAGCAGCCCACGGCGCTCCCCAATGCGGGTGCAGCGGGCCCCGCCGCCGCGATGCGGCAACTCTCGGCATTCTCGATGCTGCTCGCGACGGGCCCCGCCACCGTGAACGAGGCCGGGATCGTGACCGTCGACACGCGAGGAATGGCGGTGAACACGCAGTACGAGTTCGTCGTGCGGGCCACCGACCGGGTCGGGCAGTTCGCCGATCAGACGTTCAGGATCAACCTCGCAGCGGCGGCGGCCCGCACCGACGAGCCCGGTGTCACCAGCGCGACTTCCAGGGCTGCACGGCTTGCGAGCACCGGTGCGGACCCGTCGGGGCTGCTGCTCGCTGCCGGAGCGCTGCTCCTCGGGGGCATGCTGCTGGTGCGTCGCAGCACTCGGCGAAGCGTCTGACGCGGTGGTGCCCCCAGTAGGGATCGAACCTACGACCTGCGGATTAAAAGTCCGTAGCTCTACCGCTGAGCTATAGGGGCGGACCCGGATAAGCCTATCGGATCGGTGCGCGCCGCTGCACGCCAGCCGGGACTGCCTCCGCTCCTCGGCCGGGGTCCCCTGCCCCCTCCTCGGAGACGACGAAGCGGAGCCCCGAACTGCGCCCCGGAGGCAGTGCAGTTCGGGGCTCCGCGGTGCGGGAGGCCGGCGCGGCAGCCGCGCCGGCCTCGACGCGGAGACCTACCCGAAGCGGCCCGAGACGTAGTCCTCGGTCGCCTTCACGGACGGGGTCGAGAAGATCTTCGAAGTGGCGTCGTACTCGATGAGCGTGCCCGGCTTGCCCGTGCCGGCGATGTTGAAGAACGCCGTGCGATCCGAGACGCGCGAGGTCTGCTGCATGTTGTGGGTCACGATGACGATCGTGTACTCCTTCTTCAGCTCGTCGATCAGATCCTCGATGGCGAGCGTCGAGATCGGGTCGAGCGCCGAGCAGGGCTCGTCCATGAGCAGCACCTCGGGCGAGACCGCGATGGCGCGGGCGATGCAGAGGCGCTGCTGCTGACCGCCCGAGAGGCCCGATCCCGGCTTGTCGAGGCGATCCTTCACCTCGTTCCACAGGTTGGCGCCCTGCAGCGAGCGCTCCACGAGATCGTCGGCGTCGCTCTTCGAGATCTTGCGATTGTTGAGGTTGACGCCGGCCAGCACGTTCTCCCGGATCGACATGGTGGGGAACGGGTTGGGGCGCTGGAACACCATGCCCACCTGCCGGCGCACGAGCACCGGATCGACGCCCGGGCCGTAGAGGTCGTCGCCGTCGAGCAGCACCTCGCCCTCGACGCGCGCGCCGGGGATGACCTCGTGCATGCGGTTGAGGGTGCGCAGGAACGTCGACTTGCCGCAGCCCGAGGGGCCGATGAACGCGGTGACGCTGCAGGGCTCGATGTTGATGGAGACGCCCTCGACGGCGAGGAAGCTGCCGTAGTAGACGTTGAGGTCGTTGACTTCGATGCGCTTGGACATTGCGTTCCCTTGGTTTTGAGACGGTGGAGTAAGACTGGGGCGGGCGGTGGTCAGCGCCCGGTGCTGGGGGGAGAACTTCTTCGCGACGAAGCGGGCGACGAGGTTGAGGGCCATGACGATGAGGATGAGCACGAGGGCCGCCGCCCAGGCCCGCTCGAGGAACGCCCACGCGGGATTGCCCTGGTTCGCGAACTGGGTGTACACGAACACCGGCAACGACTGCATGCGGTCGTTGAACAGGTTGTAGTTCATGCTCGCGGTGAATCCGGCGGTGATGAGCAGGGGCGCGGTCTCGCCGATCACGCGGGAGATCGACAGCATGATGCCCGTGGTGATGCCAGCGATCGAGGTGGGCAGCACCACCTTCATGATCGTCAGCCACTTCGACACCCCCAGCGCGTACGAGGCCTCGCGCAACTCGTTGGGCACGAGCCGCAGCATCTCCTCGCTCGACCGC
The genomic region above belongs to Leucobacter muris and contains:
- a CDS encoding Ig-like domain-containing protein encodes the protein MLRAPVITAPTLVGDVPVGGSATSAVKVLNGPVIPATDGYSIVAPPSFGTATVNDAGVVAYAAPAGMPLGTIDSVTVRVTDKVGQSETVDVRFEAYEGAAAPDITMEQPDAAFVLDLLDGSGGEGKALAAVSLVSGDAAVQPDLASGAVAVMPDHAWSAGEAAHEITLAYTVADARGGTATGTVTVAVLPKPAFAHTEPGLVSKTARVGDLVQFDAGALLPGNLPETGAFTVLQQPTALPNAGAAGPAAAMRQLSAFSMLLATGPATVNEAGIVTVDTRGMAVNTQYEFVVRATDRVGQFADQTFRINLAAAAARTDEPGVTSATSRAARLASTGADPSGLLLAAGALLLGGMLLVRRSTRRSV
- the pstB gene encoding phosphate ABC transporter ATP-binding protein PstB, which codes for MSKRIEVNDLNVYYGSFLAVEGVSINIEPCSVTAFIGPSGCGKSTFLRTLNRMHEVIPGARVEGEVLLDGDDLYGPGVDPVLVRRQVGMVFQRPNPFPTMSIRENVLAGVNLNNRKISKSDADDLVERSLQGANLWNEVKDRLDKPGSGLSGGQQQRLCIARAIAVSPEVLLMDEPCSALDPISTLAIEDLIDELKKEYTIVIVTHNMQQTSRVSDRTAFFNIAGTGKPGTLIEYDATSKIFSTPSVKATEDYVSGRFG